In Myxococcus stipitatus, the following are encoded in one genomic region:
- a CDS encoding FHA domain-containing protein has product MPARPPSSSRSGAGRSGGNAGADSPSAKPSAKGRPPREASSSDEDFAAPDSGDDSSDGPANPELYGDALPPRSRADETRVGAMPESRDDEPRREDDDDNSDATRAGPPVQMLVLAGPDRGRKKRFQGVRMVVGRGKDCDFVLDDQSVSRRHLELVYSQNGVAMRDLGSISGTQVNDQRVDECILKHGDEIAMGKTRLRFVDEAEQIKELRVQAEAREAEEKREREEASKERDEARKSANSARGSDVDPNDPRLNEATNANYRVPEQLLAKNRENKGKGAIAIPRTRPPPRASVAEGNPKVKLLIGVGGAVVVLLMLGLLLVPSKPPPPPPPDPSIERAKLLMQKAREAVRSDDYPAALGFVEEAERLRPGVDEEGLLKAVAKEVEVRKVFQAARELMDAQNFDEARKILAAAPMGTAKSDDVKRKLEAELEEKDTAFRIAKMEDALAARDADAVRALLDRMPDVSKPAYSQRLQDLVAELAKESADDARRARAGRARAEELAKEERKRFIEEAFTDVERRFNGGDYQRAVLECDRVVEKYKADKDVRDRSRQLKTLIPQFQRTLDDAQKKLASNALESASKPLRRAAELYRQIGFQGSLGRTLDEQLASAALAAGQGALKKGDLAAAGSNFREALRLNPGDRRARDGLDELQKKVEELYMRAYIERDRDPSAAAMKFKIVIETAPEGSDTKRKAEMFLSELQP; this is encoded by the coding sequence ATGCCCGCTCGTCCTCCATCCTCCTCCCGTTCTGGTGCCGGCCGTTCTGGCGGCAACGCGGGGGCGGACTCTCCCTCGGCGAAGCCGTCGGCCAAGGGCCGCCCGCCGCGTGAGGCCTCCTCGTCCGATGAGGACTTCGCCGCGCCAGACTCCGGGGATGACTCCTCTGATGGTCCCGCGAACCCCGAGCTCTACGGGGATGCCTTGCCTCCCCGCTCGCGCGCGGACGAGACGCGCGTGGGGGCCATGCCCGAGTCGCGCGACGATGAGCCCCGCAGGGAGGACGACGACGACAACTCCGACGCGACGCGGGCCGGGCCGCCGGTGCAGATGCTGGTGCTGGCGGGGCCGGACCGGGGCCGCAAGAAGCGCTTTCAGGGCGTGCGGATGGTGGTGGGCCGCGGCAAGGACTGCGACTTCGTGCTGGACGACCAGTCCGTGTCGCGCCGGCACCTGGAGCTCGTCTACAGCCAGAACGGCGTGGCGATGCGGGACCTGGGGAGCATCTCCGGCACCCAGGTGAATGATCAGCGCGTGGACGAGTGCATCCTCAAACACGGGGATGAAATCGCCATGGGCAAGACGCGGCTGCGCTTCGTGGACGAGGCGGAGCAAATCAAGGAGCTGCGCGTCCAGGCGGAGGCCCGCGAGGCCGAGGAGAAGCGCGAGCGCGAGGAGGCGTCCAAGGAGCGCGACGAGGCCCGCAAGTCGGCGAACTCGGCGCGGGGCTCCGACGTGGACCCGAACGACCCTCGCCTCAACGAGGCGACCAACGCCAACTACCGCGTGCCCGAGCAGCTCCTGGCGAAGAACCGCGAGAACAAGGGCAAGGGCGCCATCGCCATTCCCCGCACGCGTCCGCCTCCGAGGGCCTCGGTGGCGGAGGGCAACCCGAAGGTGAAGCTGCTCATCGGCGTGGGCGGCGCGGTGGTGGTGCTGCTCATGCTGGGGCTGCTGCTCGTCCCCTCGAAGCCGCCCCCGCCGCCTCCTCCAGACCCGAGCATCGAGCGGGCGAAGCTGTTGATGCAGAAGGCGCGCGAGGCGGTGCGCTCGGACGACTACCCGGCGGCGCTGGGCTTCGTGGAGGAAGCGGAGCGGCTGCGGCCGGGGGTGGACGAGGAGGGCCTGCTCAAGGCGGTGGCCAAGGAGGTGGAGGTCCGCAAGGTGTTCCAGGCCGCGCGCGAGCTGATGGACGCACAGAACTTCGACGAGGCGCGGAAGATTCTCGCCGCCGCGCCGATGGGCACGGCGAAGTCGGACGACGTGAAGCGCAAGCTGGAGGCGGAGCTGGAGGAGAAGGACACGGCGTTCCGCATCGCGAAGATGGAGGATGCGCTCGCCGCTCGGGACGCCGACGCGGTGCGCGCGCTGCTGGACCGGATGCCGGACGTCAGCAAGCCCGCCTATTCGCAGCGGTTGCAGGACCTGGTGGCGGAGCTGGCCAAGGAGTCCGCGGACGACGCGCGCCGGGCCCGGGCGGGACGCGCGCGCGCCGAGGAGCTGGCCAAGGAGGAGCGCAAGCGCTTCATCGAAGAGGCCTTCACCGACGTGGAGCGGCGCTTCAACGGCGGGGACTACCAGCGCGCGGTGCTGGAGTGCGACCGCGTGGTGGAGAAGTACAAGGCGGACAAGGACGTGAGGGACCGCTCCCGCCAGCTCAAGACGCTCATCCCCCAGTTCCAGCGCACGCTGGATGACGCGCAGAAGAAGCTGGCGTCCAACGCGCTGGAGTCCGCGTCGAAGCCCCTGCGCCGGGCCGCCGAGCTGTACCGGCAGATCGGCTTCCAGGGCTCGCTGGGCCGCACGCTGGATGAGCAGCTCGCGTCGGCGGCGCTTGCGGCGGGGCAGGGGGCCTTGAAGAAGGGCGACCTGGCCGCCGCGGGCTCCAACTTCCGCGAGGCGCTGCGCCTCAACCCTGGCGACCGCCGGGCGCGCGACGGCCTGGATGAGCTGCAGAAGAAGGTGGAGGAGCTCTACATGCGCGCCTATATCGAACGCGACAGGGACCCGTCCGCCGCCGCGATGAAGTTCAAGATTGTCATCGAGACAGCGCCCGAGGGCTCGGATACGAAGCGCAAGGCGGAGATGTTCCTGAGCGAGCTGCAGCCGTGA
- a CDS encoding cyclic nucleotide-binding domain-containing protein produces the protein MSESSLRELGMDLLEERQFERALAVFAEAVRRVPADHRSRMLAARCLAELGERERAVTSYHACAEGLLRRDYLLSAMAACKLALDLAPNERRLRDTLIRVHSRAVRSAPGRAAVPPPLPPETLYDGKVDTDLMGLVGEELSNRAIEVLAAPDPGGSADPNSRPPLPLFADLDRDAFIDLVGRMNWRRVRPEEVVSREGEPADHLCVLVAGKAEVTRQMDGEAKTLGFLGGGSIFGEIALLTGAPPTATVAAVSDTEVFEIRREHLNAMAKLFPAVPQVLADFAQQRMARNLMATSPMFQALPESERGALLQRFTFRALQGNEKVLVEGEHSAGLFIVLAGELVVQKEDPAGGTVTLGVLREGEVAGEISLLTGLRATATVVATRKTAAAFLERNAFHELVRAFPHIRTYLEQLSDRRLKQIGEALRPAEIIDADELVLEPEAA, from the coding sequence ATGAGCGAGTCGTCGCTGCGTGAGCTCGGGATGGACCTCCTCGAGGAGCGTCAGTTCGAGCGGGCCCTGGCCGTGTTCGCGGAGGCGGTGCGCCGGGTCCCGGCGGACCACCGCTCGCGGATGCTGGCGGCCCGGTGTCTGGCGGAGCTGGGCGAGCGCGAGCGCGCCGTCACGTCGTACCACGCGTGCGCCGAGGGGCTCCTGCGCCGCGACTACCTCCTGTCCGCCATGGCCGCGTGCAAGCTGGCCCTGGACCTGGCGCCCAACGAGCGGCGCCTGCGCGACACGCTCATCCGCGTCCACTCTCGCGCGGTGCGCAGTGCCCCGGGCCGGGCCGCCGTGCCCCCGCCGCTGCCGCCGGAGACGCTCTACGACGGCAAGGTGGACACGGACTTGATGGGCCTCGTCGGCGAGGAGCTGTCCAACCGCGCCATCGAGGTGCTGGCCGCTCCCGACCCGGGCGGCTCCGCCGACCCCAACAGCCGGCCCCCGCTGCCGCTGTTCGCGGACCTGGACCGCGACGCGTTCATCGACCTGGTGGGCCGGATGAACTGGCGCCGGGTGCGGCCCGAGGAAGTGGTGAGCCGCGAGGGCGAGCCCGCCGACCACCTCTGCGTGCTCGTCGCGGGCAAGGCCGAGGTGACGCGGCAGATGGACGGTGAGGCCAAGACGCTGGGCTTCCTGGGCGGCGGCTCCATCTTCGGGGAGATTGCCCTGCTGACGGGCGCGCCGCCGACGGCCACGGTGGCCGCCGTGTCCGACACGGAGGTCTTCGAGATTCGCCGCGAGCACCTCAACGCGATGGCGAAGCTCTTCCCCGCGGTGCCGCAGGTGCTCGCGGACTTCGCGCAGCAGCGCATGGCGCGCAACCTGATGGCCACCTCGCCCATGTTCCAGGCGCTGCCGGAGTCGGAGCGGGGCGCGCTGCTCCAGCGCTTCACCTTCCGCGCGCTGCAGGGGAACGAGAAGGTGCTGGTGGAGGGTGAACACTCGGCGGGTCTGTTCATCGTGCTCGCCGGTGAGCTGGTGGTGCAGAAGGAGGACCCGGCGGGTGGCACCGTGACGCTGGGCGTGCTGCGCGAGGGAGAGGTCGCCGGGGAGATCTCCCTGCTGACGGGCCTGCGCGCCACGGCCACCGTGGTGGCCACGCGCAAGACGGCGGCGGCCTTCCTGGAGCGCAACGCGTTCCACGAACTGGTCCGCGCCTTCCCGCACATCCGGACGTACCTGGAGCAGCTGTCGGACCGGCGGCTGAAGCAGATTGGCGAGGCCCTCCGCCCCGCCGAAATCATCGACGCGGACGAGCTGGTGCTCGAGCCCGAGGCGGCGTGA
- a CDS encoding TldD/PmbA family protein — protein MPRASAPPRRAPPSQLAPLAARRPVPAPLLPQGLLERLLAVAMERGGDFAEVYVERTHSTSVVLEESRIKSAQTGLVQGVGVRVISGGKVGYAFSDDWDEPALLRAASTAAMIAQSTGAERAFPVSRVAVPSHYHVPTPLSDVEVALKASLLTRADKAARAFDSRVTQVNAAYGDQTRRIAVANTEGRYTEDTQDLCRLSVHVVAQGKKNERRTGMYGGGGRVPFTHWETFPPEEVAREAARQSVATLGAVDCAAGPQTVVLAPGWSGILLHEAVGHGLEADFIRKGTSLFVGKLGEKVASELVTVIDDGTVSSGRGSINIDDEGTPGERKVLIANGVLKGYLYDSLNAKLMGQRSTGSGRRESFRHLPIPRMTNTFLAPGNHHPEDILKEVKRGLYCATFGGGQVDISNGNFVFEVSEAYQIEDGKLGRPVKNATLIGVGPEALKNVSRVGCDPRPDPGMGICGKNGQSMPVGVGLPTVRIDNVTVGGTQVG, from the coding sequence ATGCCCCGAGCGTCCGCGCCGCCCCGGCGCGCCCCCCCGTCCCAACTGGCCCCCCTGGCGGCCCGGCGGCCCGTGCCCGCGCCCCTCCTGCCCCAGGGGCTCCTGGAGCGGCTGCTCGCCGTGGCCATGGAGCGAGGAGGAGATTTCGCGGAGGTCTACGTGGAGCGCACCCACAGCACCAGCGTGGTGCTCGAGGAGTCGCGCATCAAGAGCGCCCAGACGGGCCTGGTGCAGGGCGTGGGTGTCCGGGTCATCTCCGGAGGCAAGGTGGGCTACGCCTTCTCCGACGACTGGGACGAGCCCGCGCTGCTGCGGGCTGCCTCCACGGCGGCTATGATTGCCCAGTCCACCGGCGCGGAGCGGGCCTTCCCCGTCTCGCGCGTCGCGGTGCCCAGCCACTACCACGTCCCCACCCCGCTGTCGGACGTGGAGGTGGCGCTGAAGGCGTCGCTGCTGACCCGCGCGGACAAGGCCGCCCGGGCCTTCGACTCGAGGGTGACACAGGTCAACGCCGCGTATGGCGACCAGACGCGCCGCATCGCCGTGGCCAACACGGAGGGGCGCTACACCGAGGACACCCAGGACCTGTGCCGTCTGTCGGTGCACGTGGTGGCCCAGGGCAAGAAGAACGAGCGGCGCACGGGCATGTATGGCGGCGGAGGCCGGGTGCCCTTCACCCACTGGGAGACCTTCCCGCCCGAGGAGGTGGCGCGCGAGGCGGCCCGGCAGTCGGTGGCCACGCTGGGCGCGGTGGACTGCGCGGCGGGCCCCCAGACGGTGGTGCTGGCGCCGGGCTGGAGCGGCATCCTGCTGCACGAGGCGGTGGGCCACGGCCTGGAGGCGGACTTCATCCGCAAGGGGACGTCGCTGTTCGTGGGCAAGCTGGGAGAGAAGGTCGCCTCGGAGCTTGTCACCGTCATCGACGACGGCACGGTGTCCAGCGGCCGGGGCTCCATCAACATCGACGACGAGGGCACGCCGGGCGAGCGCAAGGTGCTCATCGCGAACGGCGTGCTCAAGGGCTATCTCTACGACAGCCTCAACGCGAAGCTGATGGGCCAGCGCTCCACGGGCAGCGGGCGGCGGGAGTCGTTCCGCCACCTGCCCATCCCGCGCATGACGAACACGTTCCTGGCTCCGGGCAACCACCATCCGGAGGACATCCTCAAGGAGGTGAAGCGGGGCCTGTACTGCGCCACGTTCGGCGGCGGACAGGTGGACATCAGCAACGGCAACTTCGTCTTCGAGGTGAGCGAGGCGTACCAGATTGAAGACGGCAAGCTGGGTCGTCCGGTGAAGAACGCCACGCTCATCGGCGTGGGGCCGGAGGCCCTCAAGAACGTGTCCCGCGTGGGGTGCGACCCGCGGCCGGACCCGGGCATGGGCATCTGCGGAAAGAACGGGCAGTCGATGCCGGTGGGCGTGGGCCTGCCCACGGTGCGCATCGACAACGTCACCGTGGGCGGAACCCAGGTCGGCTGA